A region from the Metopolophium dirhodum isolate CAU chromosome 9, ASM1992520v1, whole genome shotgun sequence genome encodes:
- the LOC132952683 gene encoding DCN1-like protein 4 has product MMARKRRSTTEINTAENASVPKRRYTSAQRTHLEEMIVFNHKKCLSWYHKYTNDVGELGPEGMEKFCMDIGVDPEDLVMLVLAWKMSAKSMGYFTSAEWLKGLTELQCDSVKKLQSKLESLRLCFNDPLAFKSIYRYAYDFARDKDQRSMDIETAKLMLNLLLGKQWKLYTLFAKFIDQSKYRVINKDQWCNILEFSRSITTDLANYDIDGAWPVMLDEFVDWIKNSNS; this is encoded by the exons ATGATGGCAAGGAAACGACGTAGTACAACAGAAATAAATACAGCTGAAAATGCTTCGGTTCCAAAACGTCGTTATACTAG TGCACAAAGAACTCATCTTGAAGAAAtgattgtttttaatcataaaaaatgtcttTCGTGGTATCATAAATATACAAATGATGTCGGCGaactag gacCCGAAGGCATGGAAAAATTTTGTATGGATATCGGGGTTGACCCAGAAGATTTAGTAATGCTTGTTTTGGCTTGGAAAATGAGTGCTAAATCAATGGGCTATTTCACAAGTGCTGAATGGTTAAAGGGTCTTACAGAATTACA GTGTGATTCAGTTAAAAAACTTCAAAGTAAATTGGAATCTTTGAGGTTGTGTTTCAATGATCCATTAGCATTCAAAAGTATATATAGATATGCATATGATTTTGCAAGA gaTAAAGATCAACGTAGTATGGACATAGAAACTGCAAAATTAATGCTAAATTTATTGCTTGGAAAACAATGGAAACTTTACACTTTATTTGCTAAATTTATAGATCAATCCAAATATAGAGTTATTAATAAAGACCAATGGTGcaatatattagaattttcacGATCTATCACTACAGATTTGGCAAATTATGACATAGACGGAGCAt ggcCTGTTATGTTAGACGAGTTTGTGGACTggataaaaaatagtaacagCTGA
- the LOC132952682 gene encoding leucine-rich repeat-containing protein 40-like — protein MEIVTLKNRNIMSISESLVQEIGCFVRYLYLANNFIRTLPDELFTGCTNLMWLDLRCNRIRRLPDGIQGHKNLQVLLLGKNDLKRLPLTLGSLPKLRELHVAGNPLDCLTRDMVKKGSKYLISFLQEKWKSDQNIMETIQLNNDELNVVKKIEDKILKKNKKNKKNIATSKMQLMERYSWPMIFLTNWSSDRLVTDRDIRMKELERLYLEKQKVILEKQERILQSHKDEETLKIWRDKAKQLQYFENTHKLKNYQGLEVPFGVNKEFSKTISRQTYRKESMENINYKNVVKRTVVKPFDFDLEMSDIYKMLISLTSNNVENANSDKKNDPKISNIDWEIQKLHDIQKRISQLKTRMI, from the exons atgGAAATCGTAActctaaaaaatagaaatattatgtctatatctGAATCTCTTGTTCAAGAGATTGGTTGTTTCGTTAGA TATTTGTACTTGGCCAATAACTTCATCCGGACATTACCCGACGAATTATTTACTGGTTGTACAAATCTTATGTGGTTAGATTTAAGATGCAACCGAATTCGTCGATTACCTGACGGTATTCAGGGTCACAAAAATTTACAGGTATTGCTTCTAGGCAAAAACGATTTAAAGCGATTGCCTTTAACGCTGG gatCATTACCGAAACTTCGAGAATTACATGTTGCTGGAAATCCACTTGATTGCCTTACTAGAGATATGGTGAAAAAAggttctaaatatttaataagttttttacAAGAAAAATGGAAAagtgatcaaaatattatggaaacaaTTCAACTAAATAATGATGAATTAAacgtagtaaaaaaaatagaggacaaaatacttaaaaaaaacaaaaaaaataaaaaaaat ATAGCTACGTCAAAAATGCAGTTGATGGAAAGATATAGTTGGCCAATGATATTTCTTACTAATTG GAGCAGCGATCGTTTAGTTACTGATCGTGATATTAGGATGAAAGAATTAGAGAGACtttatttagaaaaacaaaaagtaattttagaaaaacaaGAACGAATTTTACAATCTCACAA aGATGAAGAAACGCTGAAAATATGGAGAGATAAAGCAAAACAAttgcaatattttgaaaatacacacaaattaaaaaact atcaAGGACTCGAGGTACCATTTGgagtaaataaagaattttctAAAACTATATCCAGACAAACGTACagaaaa gaaagtatggaaaatattaactataagaaTGTTGTAAAACGTACAGTAGTTAAACC gTTTGACTTTGACTTGGAAATGTCAGATATTTACAAAATGCTTATAAGTTTAACATCAAACAATGTAGAAAATGCAAACAGCGATAAAAAGAATGatccaaaaatatcaaatattgattGGGAAATTCAAAAG TTGCATGATATACAAAAAAGAATTTCCCAGTTGAAAACGCGCATGATCTAA
- the LOC132952089 gene encoding uncharacterized protein LOC132952089, which translates to MVISNNKMLVYWPITLFWKVFGVFPASVQGGRRNSNTSLPILSTVLLLASSLYALFAGTVVVCRIGEKCTSESIRILKQIYPGILNVTSMLSRIALSYSVTVGFDKYTETMECYETYSPTTAAEASRYKVFTAAAVCACMLLVIPVNAMRLWILWTDSVDPTLAIVHYTFIYVQNLTMCCSETQFAEQCFVLYDKLKTVNDDVTVLGGPAGLARFSRHFRATAAATPDAPGTAAALASPGAADGAHAAVADRAVQDPLGSVVAATVTVETLRIRHWLLREAISCLNRLFGVQLGMSVCALCVMSFFDIYYETFHVMGEYIMSNFIIYSWMLHYAVRYVGIILMSHYTTKQALYTKTLIANLKSNCLDCSINQELHLFLDQLSHSSVEFTACDIFTLNIRLIISTFAAGLTYLVILIQYQTNMKV; encoded by the exons atggtaataagtaataataaaatgttggttTATTGGCCGATCACGTTGTTTTGGAAGGTTTTTGGTGTGTTCCCGGCAAGCGTGCAGGGTGGCCGCCGGAACAGTAACACGTCACTTCCGATACTGTCCACCGTGCTGCTGTTGGCATCGAGCTTATACGCGCTGTTCGCGGGGACGGTGGTCGTGTGCCGGATCGGCGAAAAGTGCACCAGCGAGTCGATCAGGATCCTGAAACAGATCTACCCGGGCATATTGAACGTGACGTCGATGCTGTCGAGGATCGCTCTATCGTACTCGGTTACGGTGGGATTTGACAAGTACACGGAAACGATGGAGTGCTACGAAACGTACTCGCCCACGACGGCGGCCGAGGCCAGCCGGTACAAGGTGTTCACGGCCGCGGCTGTGTGCGCATGCATGCTGCTGGTCATACCGGTCAATGCGATGCGGTTATGGATTCTGTGGACGGACAGCGTTGACCCTACGCTGGCGATCGTCCATTACACGTTCATCTACGTCCAGAACTTGACCATGTGCTGTTCTGAGACGCAATTCGCTGAACAGTGTTTCGTGTTGTATGACAAGCTGAAAACTGTCAACGACGACGTAACCGTGCTGGGCGGGCCCGCAGGGTTGGCACGTTTTTCGAGACACTTCCGCGCGACCGCTGCAGCAACACCCGATGCGCCCGGCACTGCAGCTGCACTCGCGTCACCCGGTGCTGCGGACGGCGCACATGCAGCGGTCGCGGACCGTGCGGTGCAGGACCCGTTGGGCAGCGTTGTGGCGGCAACCGTCACAGTCGAGACGCTGCGGATCAGACACTGGCTGCTGCGCGAAGCTATCAGCTGTCTGAACCGGCTGTTCGGTGTGCAGCTGGGCATGTCGGTGTGCGCGCTGTGCGTGATGTCATTTTTTGACATATATTACGAGACGTTTCACGTGATGGGTGAATACATAATGTCTAACTTCATCATATACTCCTGGATGCTGCACTACGCAGTGCGATACGTGGGCATCATCCTGATGTCACATTACACCACGAAGCAG GCTCTTTATACAAAGACACTTATAGCaaacttaaaaagtaattgCTTGGACTGTAGTATAAATCAagag CTTCATTTGTTTTTGGATCAACTTTCTCATAGTTCTGTCGAATTCACAGCATGCGATATATTTACGTTAAATATTCGTCTCATTATTTCA aCTTTTGCTGCTGGTTTGACTTATCTTGTCATCTTGATACAATACCAGACAAACATGAAAGTATGA